The following coding sequences are from one Saccharomyces eubayanus strain FM1318 chromosome VII, whole genome shotgun sequence window:
- the ACB1 gene encoding long-chain fatty acid transporter ACB1 — MYINIYITRVKLGYSRRRAFCSVRWIVRDRKKREIQTSIRQTYISSTMVSQLFEEKAKAVNELPTKPSTDELLELYGLYKQATVGDNDKEKPGIFNMKDRYKWEAWEDLKGKSQEDAEKEYIAYVDNLIAKYSS; from the coding sequence atgtatataaatatatatataactCGTGTCAAATTGGGTTATTCAAGGAGAAGGGCATTTTGTTCGGTTCGTTGGATTGTAAGagacagaaagaaaagagagataCAAACCTCGATCAGACAAACTTATATATCTAGCACAATGGTTTCACAATTATTCGAAGAAAAGGCCAAGGCTGTCAACGAGCTACCAACAAAACCCTCAACCGATGAACTACTGGAACTTTACGGTCTATACAAGCAAGCTACAGTAGGAGACAATGACAAGGAAAAGCCAGGTATTTTTAACATGAAGGACCGTTACAAGTGGGAAGCCTGGGAAGACTTAAAGGGTAAGTCTCAAGAAGATGCCGAAAAGGAGTACATCGCGTATGTCGATAACTTGATTGCCAAATACTCTTCTTAA
- the ORM1 gene encoding sphingolipid homeostasis protein ORM1 encodes MTELDYRGAAQATSASYSRDQTELKPFPSAGSASSSIKTTEPVKDHRRRRSSSIISHVEQETFEDENDQQMLPNMNATWVDQRGAWIIHVVVITLLKLFFNLFPGVTAEWSWTLTNMTYVVGSYVMFHLIKGTPFDFNGGAYDNLTMWEQIDDETLFTPSRKFLIIVPIALFLVSTHYAHYDLKMFSWNCFLTTFVAVVPKLPVTHRLRISIPGITGRAQIS; translated from the coding sequence ATGACCGAATTAGATTATCGTGGAGCTGCTCAGGCGACTTCCGCCTCATACAGCCGAGATCAAACAGAACTTAAGCCATTTCCTTCTGCCGGCAGTGCTTCTTCGTCAATCAAAACTACAGAACCGGTGAAAGACCATAGAAGAAGACGTTCATCCAGTATAATTTCACATGTGGAACAGGAAAcctttgaagatgaaaacgaCCAGCAAATGCTACCAAATATGAATGCTACATGGGTGGACCAGCGTGGTGCTTGGATCATTCACGTGGTCGTCATCACACTGTTGAAActatttttcaacttgTTCCCTGGTGTTACCGCAGAATGGTCATGGACCCTGACTAACATGACTTACGTTGTGGGGTCGTATGTCATGTTCCATTTGATTAAGGGTACGCCGTTTGATTTCAACGGTGGTGCGTACGACAATTTGACAATGTGGGAACAAATTGATGACGAAACTTTGTTTACtccttcaagaaaatttttgattatcGTGCCAATTGCCTTATTTCTGGTTAGTACTCACTATGCACACTATGATTTAAAAATGTTTTCCTGGAACTGCTTTTTGACAACATTCGTTGCTGTTGTTCCAAAGTTACCTGTTACTCATAGACTAAGAATTTCCATTCCTGGTATTACAGGTCGTGCTCAAATTAGTTGA